One region of Deinococcus koreensis genomic DNA includes:
- a CDS encoding DUF4388 domain-containing protein — protein sequence MTARSLLTVLNSPERAVMYGHLAAQAGVQAIHAEGALHALTQLERTPVDAIICDAQMPDMTGAEFCSVVAGDHSSSRLPVYLIPSPPDSADDHRFLTLPAGPEVLARAFQHLGLDSAQYPPPMNSALAPELAGLVGSFGLPEFLGWVAELEFSGHWLVTTRPEGGSQRTGHLAMNAGRVVYAEFGGLAGKQAILSLLRFIDRHQATEFSFYRAPEVQLHHASDFTQSTARLLIELAVDLDESSVRHP from the coding sequence ATGACCGCGCGCTCGCTGCTCACGGTGCTCAATAGTCCCGAACGCGCCGTCATGTACGGCCACCTGGCGGCGCAGGCGGGCGTGCAGGCCATCCACGCGGAGGGCGCCCTGCACGCGCTGACCCAGCTCGAACGCACGCCGGTGGACGCCATCATCTGCGACGCCCAGATGCCGGACATGACGGGGGCCGAATTCTGCTCGGTGGTGGCCGGTGATCATTCGTCGAGCCGGCTGCCGGTCTACCTCATTCCCAGCCCGCCCGACTCCGCCGACGACCACCGCTTCCTGACGCTGCCTGCCGGGCCGGAGGTGCTGGCCCGCGCTTTCCAGCACCTGGGGCTGGACTCGGCGCAGTATCCGCCGCCCATGAACAGCGCCCTGGCGCCGGAACTGGCCGGCCTGGTCGGGAGCTTCGGCCTGCCGGAGTTCCTGGGCTGGGTGGCGGAGCTGGAATTCAGCGGCCACTGGCTGGTCACCACCCGTCCCGAGGGCGGCTCGCAGCGCACCGGGCACCTGGCCATGAACGCCGGCCGGGTGGTGTACGCCGAATTCGGCGGGCTGGCGGGCAAACAGGCCATCCTCTCGCTGCTGCGCTTCATCGACCGGCACCAGGCCACCGAGTTCAGCTTCTACCGCGCCCCCGAGGTGCAGCTTCACCACGCCAGCGACTTCACGCAGTCCACAGCCCGCCTTCTCATCGAACTCGCCGTCGATCTGGATGAATCCAGCGTCCGGCATCCCTAG
- a CDS encoding methyl-accepting chemotaxis protein: protein MLNRLSAPAPTRRTPAARTRARRAATGLLAQLSVSQKLALSAFAFAVPIAAVMVLAVSVHQENLSFTQRELAGASQFGAFQQLQSGMREYLNFKTESDPAGARTAEQKVRAALDALTSGAGNRGLYETRATFEQVGAQWATLQKGDVGPGGMLAVTNLTQLGKETLLPGLETLLADSALALDPRETTYYAIQSTLSKLPEVQLRLSNMYLLAETLERMQGQPAIASLIVPQFQEEAIRTGVALDAALGYASRAQQADESLTNTLGAAVKDLESLRQLVNLGAGSDLRDYRSLQPDALEAASDKVGAAVQVGRGEVTRLLGERLAQTRTTMYTQLGVLGLITLGAVLLLVLVGRAISRPLTQLARGAQRLGRGDLSVHVPVDTRDEVGVVAGAFNDAVTQLRAGDEVSQARAQEAEALQANIGRFLDVTMDIAEGDLTRRGLVTEDVLGNVVDSINLMTEELGVVLRSVQGASQSVLGGSKAMLGTTAQIEQGAQLTASEAVRVSERVQEITAAIRAMALSAQSSADTARAALLASQQGQAAVSGTLDGMQNIRREVQAVAKRIKTLGDRSLEIQEIVDTISQIARQTNLLALNASIEAAGAGEAGSRFSIVADEVRKLADTSSQATARIAGLIKTVQAEIQDVVVSVEDGTREVEQGYQVAGSAGERLREIGALAEQSAQLAEEMAESTRGQVQGVEQMNQAVQQIAAVAQDSQDSAQQGRQTAETLEQLAETLGRSLERFRLPA from the coding sequence ATGCTGAACCGACTGTCTGCCCCCGCCCCCACCCGGCGCACCCCGGCCGCCCGTACCCGGGCACGCCGCGCCGCCACCGGCCTGCTCGCCCAGCTGAGCGTGAGCCAGAAGCTGGCCCTGAGCGCCTTCGCCTTTGCCGTGCCGATCGCCGCCGTGATGGTGCTGGCGGTCAGCGTGCATCAGGAAAACCTGAGCTTCACCCAGCGGGAACTCGCGGGCGCCTCCCAGTTCGGCGCTTTCCAGCAGCTGCAGAGCGGAATGCGCGAGTACCTGAACTTCAAGACCGAGAGCGACCCGGCGGGCGCCCGCACCGCCGAGCAGAAGGTGCGCGCCGCCCTGGACGCCCTGACCAGCGGGGCGGGCAACCGGGGCCTCTACGAGACCCGCGCCACGTTCGAGCAGGTCGGCGCCCAGTGGGCCACCCTCCAGAAGGGTGACGTCGGCCCCGGCGGGATGCTCGCGGTCACCAACCTGACCCAGCTCGGCAAGGAAACGCTGCTGCCCGGCCTGGAGACCCTGCTGGCCGACTCCGCCCTGGCGCTCGATCCCCGCGAAACCACCTACTACGCCATTCAGAGCACGCTCTCGAAGCTTCCGGAGGTGCAGCTGCGGCTCTCGAACATGTACCTGCTCGCCGAGACGCTGGAGCGCATGCAGGGCCAGCCGGCCATCGCGTCGCTGATCGTGCCCCAGTTCCAGGAGGAGGCCATCCGTACCGGTGTGGCGCTCGACGCCGCCCTGGGCTACGCCAGTCGGGCCCAGCAGGCCGACGAGAGCCTGACCAACACGCTGGGCGCCGCGGTGAAGGATCTCGAGAGCCTCCGCCAGCTCGTGAACCTGGGCGCCGGCAGCGATCTGCGCGACTACCGCAGCCTGCAGCCCGACGCGCTCGAAGCCGCCAGCGACAAGGTGGGCGCAGCCGTTCAGGTCGGGCGCGGCGAGGTCACCCGGCTGCTGGGCGAGCGGCTGGCCCAGACGCGCACCACCATGTACACCCAGCTGGGCGTTCTGGGGCTGATCACGCTGGGCGCCGTCCTGCTGCTGGTGCTGGTCGGCCGCGCCATCTCCCGCCCGCTGACGCAGCTGGCCCGCGGCGCCCAGCGACTGGGCCGGGGCGACCTGAGCGTCCACGTGCCCGTCGACACGCGCGACGAGGTGGGCGTGGTGGCCGGGGCCTTCAACGACGCCGTAACCCAGCTGCGCGCGGGCGACGAGGTCAGCCAGGCCCGCGCTCAGGAGGCCGAGGCCCTGCAGGCCAACATCGGCCGCTTCCTCGACGTGACCATGGACATCGCCGAGGGCGACCTGACGCGGCGCGGCCTGGTCACCGAGGACGTGCTGGGCAACGTGGTGGACTCCATCAACCTGATGACCGAGGAGCTGGGCGTGGTGCTGCGCTCGGTGCAGGGGGCCTCGCAGTCGGTGCTGGGCGGCTCGAAAGCCATGCTGGGCACCACCGCCCAGATCGAGCAGGGCGCGCAGCTGACCGCCAGCGAGGCTGTGCGCGTCTCGGAGCGCGTGCAGGAGATCACCGCCGCGATCCGGGCCATGGCGCTCAGCGCGCAGTCCTCGGCCGACACCGCGCGGGCGGCGCTGCTCGCCTCGCAGCAGGGTCAGGCGGCCGTGAGCGGCACGCTGGACGGCATGCAGAACATCCGCCGCGAGGTGCAGGCGGTCGCCAAGCGCATCAAGACCCTGGGTGACCGCTCGCTGGAGATTCAGGAGATCGTGGACACCATCTCGCAGATCGCCCGGCAGACCAACCTGCTGGCGCTGAATGCCTCCATCGAGGCGGCCGGCGCGGGCGAGGCCGGCAGCCGCTTTTCCATCGTCGCCGACGAGGTGCGCAAGCTGGCCGACACCTCCTCCCAGGCCACCGCGCGCATCGCCGGGCTGATCAAGACCGTGCAGGCCGAAATTCAGGACGTGGTGGTCTCGGTCGAGGACGGCACCCGCGAGGTGGAACAGGGCTATCAGGTGGCCGGCAGCGCCGGGGAACGCCTGCGCGAGATCGGCGCCCTGGCCGAGCAGTCGGCGCAGCTGGCCGAGGAGATGGCCGAGTCGACCCGCGGTCAGGTGCAGGGCGTGGAGCAGATGAACCAGGCCGTGCAGCAGATCGCGGCCGTGGCGCAGGACTCGCAGGACTCCGCCCAGCAGGGTCGCCAGACCGCCGAAACGCTCGAGCAGCTGGCCGAGACCCTGGGACGCAGCCTGGAGCGCTTCCGGCTGCCGGCGTAA
- a CDS encoding methyl-accepting chemotaxis protein: MTQHTPSLPTSLVEPAPRSADAGASRPDADRRGRFLGLQAKIVMFLLLLLITLTALTSVLSGARLRGALGEEFGTKGRAIASSLASVMPGYVSTQDLSQLQSLIDEYAKVQGVAYVLIQDADQRTIAHTFAPFIPEELQSGAASTASGSTGTAPSSTGTAELRYRDPESGALRHVSDQRVPVLAGQLGTVRIGMDLDLIAAQARQASTSLAIILGVVGLVALLIAAAFAQSIVQPVRRLAEVARRVGEGDLSVQTTGRSNDELGVLARSFNTAIVRLRGMVQTEAERDQERQSREALQANVSAFLDVTMDIAEGDLTRRGEVTEDVLGNVVDSINLMTEELAQTLRQVRGASVTVTSGSQAMLQTTAQIEEGTQATTEQTARIAQQARAISQEIGQMAAIARASAEASRRTLAASTQGQQAVSATMEGMNSIRESSQEAQQRMQALAVRSEEIGQIVETVSHIASQVNLLSLHASIEAAGAGPAGTRFAIVADEVRTLADESTLATARITALVGALRGEIREVAQGIRANAAQVEQGYEIAGTAGASLREIGDLAGITAQLAQNISGATDRQVSSVGEVSRGMQDIAAVASTSQLSAARAREAAQQLEQLAQTLDSRLAHFRLA, encoded by the coding sequence ATGACGCAACACACCCCCAGCCTTCCCACCTCCCTCGTGGAGCCGGCCCCCCGCAGCGCGGACGCCGGGGCCAGCCGGCCCGACGCCGACCGCCGGGGCCGCTTCCTCGGGCTCCAGGCCAAGATCGTGATGTTCCTGCTGCTGCTGCTGATCACCCTGACGGCGCTCACGAGCGTGCTCTCGGGCGCCCGGCTGCGCGGCGCCCTGGGCGAGGAATTCGGCACCAAGGGCCGCGCCATCGCCTCCTCGCTGGCCAGCGTCATGCCCGGCTACGTCAGCACCCAGGATCTCAGCCAGCTCCAGAGCCTGATCGACGAGTACGCCAAGGTGCAGGGGGTGGCCTACGTGCTCATTCAGGACGCCGATCAGCGCACCATCGCCCACACCTTCGCGCCCTTCATCCCGGAGGAACTGCAGTCGGGGGCGGCCAGTACGGCTTCCGGCAGCACGGGCACGGCCCCCAGCAGCACAGGCACGGCCGAGCTCCGCTACCGCGACCCCGAGAGCGGCGCCCTGAGGCACGTGAGCGACCAGCGGGTGCCGGTGCTCGCCGGCCAGCTCGGCACCGTGCGGATCGGCATGGATCTCGACCTGATCGCCGCCCAGGCGCGCCAGGCCAGCACCTCGCTGGCCATCATCCTGGGTGTGGTCGGGCTCGTGGCGCTGCTGATCGCGGCGGCCTTCGCCCAGAGCATCGTGCAGCCGGTGCGGCGCCTGGCGGAGGTGGCCCGGCGCGTCGGTGAGGGGGATCTGTCGGTGCAGACGACCGGGCGCTCGAACGACGAACTGGGCGTGCTGGCGCGGTCGTTCAACACCGCCATCGTGCGCTTGCGCGGCATGGTGCAGACCGAGGCCGAGCGCGACCAGGAACGCCAGAGCCGCGAGGCGCTGCAGGCCAACGTCAGCGCCTTCCTCGACGTGACCATGGACATCGCCGAGGGCGACCTGACGCGCCGCGGCGAGGTCACCGAGGACGTGCTGGGCAACGTGGTGGACTCCATCAACCTGATGACCGAGGAGCTGGCGCAGACGCTGCGGCAGGTGCGCGGCGCCTCGGTCACCGTGACCAGCGGCTCGCAGGCCATGCTCCAGACGACGGCGCAGATCGAGGAGGGCACCCAGGCCACCACCGAGCAGACGGCCCGTATCGCGCAGCAGGCGCGCGCGATCAGCCAGGAGATCGGGCAGATGGCCGCGATCGCGCGCGCCTCGGCCGAGGCCTCGCGCCGCACGCTGGCCGCCTCGACCCAGGGGCAGCAGGCCGTGAGCGCCACCATGGAGGGCATGAACTCCATCCGCGAGTCCTCGCAGGAAGCCCAGCAGCGCATGCAGGCGCTGGCCGTGCGCTCCGAGGAGATCGGGCAGATCGTGGAGACGGTCTCGCATATCGCCTCGCAGGTCAACCTGCTCTCGCTGCACGCCTCGATCGAGGCGGCGGGGGCGGGGCCGGCGGGCACACGCTTTGCCATCGTGGCCGACGAAGTCCGCACGCTGGCCGATGAGTCGACCCTCGCCACCGCGCGCATCACGGCGCTGGTCGGGGCGCTGCGCGGCGAGATCCGCGAAGTGGCCCAGGGCATCCGGGCGAACGCCGCGCAGGTCGAGCAGGGGTACGAGATCGCCGGCACCGCGGGCGCCAGCCTGCGCGAGATCGGCGACCTGGCGGGCATCACGGCCCAGCTGGCGCAGAACATCTCCGGCGCGACCGACCGTCAGGTGAGCAGCGTGGGTGAGGTGTCGCGCGGGATGCAGGACATCGCGGCGGTGGCCAGCACCTCCCAGCTCTCCGCCGCCCGCGCCCGCGAGGCCGCGCAGCAGCTCGAACAGCTGGCGCAGACCCTGGACAGCCGCCTGGCCCACTTCCGCCTGGCCTGA
- a CDS encoding ABC transporter substrate-binding protein, translating to MTHWTPTPPLPTRRTVQRLAALALLGWPALQAAAPAAGPGPIRVGMSAAFTGASAGLGTEYYRGARALIDEVNATGGVGGRRIELIALDDAYQPEKTIENTIQLIRKEQVFTLFNYVGTPTLTAALPVLKSYEKDRLVLLGNLTGAQIQRDLLYGKSVFNVRASYRQEMEAMVDRLWAMGIRKFGVFYQIDAYGRSGTDAVARALAARGGRIKAEATYRRGAKFGDDMSSAVKHLQAADVEVVLCTGAYAGIGAFVRSARDGGFTVPITNLSFVSSDNLLSLLQDAGKTAGRDYTRALLNTQVVPTYDNVALPAVAQYRALMAKWRPQVPAALRDATYTPRDLSFVGLEGFLNAKVLVQGLRGTGGKLERSAFYASLERLSSFDLGTGARVSFTPGHHQGLDKVYFTTVKGGRWVPIQDWNDAVRP from the coding sequence ATGACACACTGGACCCCCACTCCCCCACTGCCGACGCGCCGCACTGTCCAGCGTCTGGCGGCGCTGGCGCTGCTGGGATGGCCGGCCCTGCAGGCCGCCGCCCCGGCCGCCGGGCCCGGCCCCATCCGCGTGGGCATGAGCGCCGCGTTCACCGGCGCGTCGGCCGGGCTGGGCACCGAGTACTACCGCGGCGCCCGGGCGCTGATCGACGAGGTCAACGCCACGGGCGGGGTGGGCGGGCGCCGGATCGAACTGATCGCCCTGGACGACGCCTATCAGCCGGAGAAGACCATCGAGAACACCATCCAGCTGATCCGCAAGGAGCAGGTCTTCACGCTCTTCAACTATGTCGGCACCCCCACCCTGACGGCGGCCCTGCCGGTGCTCAAATCCTACGAGAAAGACCGGCTGGTGCTGCTGGGGAACCTGACCGGCGCCCAGATCCAGCGCGACCTGCTGTACGGAAAGTCCGTGTTCAACGTGCGCGCGTCCTACCGCCAGGAGATGGAGGCCATGGTCGACCGCCTCTGGGCGATGGGCATCCGCAAATTCGGCGTCTTCTACCAGATCGACGCCTACGGGCGCAGCGGCACCGACGCCGTCGCCCGGGCCCTCGCCGCGCGGGGTGGCCGCATCAAGGCCGAGGCGACCTACCGGCGCGGCGCCAAGTTCGGCGACGACATGAGCAGCGCGGTCAAGCACCTGCAGGCCGCCGATGTCGAGGTCGTGCTGTGCACCGGCGCCTACGCCGGCATCGGCGCCTTCGTGCGCTCGGCCCGCGACGGCGGCTTCACGGTGCCGATCACCAACCTCTCGTTCGTGAGCTCGGACAACCTGCTCTCCCTGCTGCAGGACGCCGGCAAAACGGCGGGCCGAGACTACACCCGGGCGCTGCTCAACACCCAGGTGGTGCCCACCTACGACAACGTGGCCCTGCCGGCCGTGGCCCAGTACCGCGCGCTGATGGCCAAGTGGCGCCCACAGGTGCCCGCCGCCCTGCGCGACGCGACCTACACGCCCCGCGACCTGAGCTTCGTGGGTCTGGAGGGTTTCCTGAACGCCAAGGTGCTGGTGCAGGGACTGCGCGGCACCGGCGGAAAGCTGGAGAGATCGGCCTTCTACGCCTCGCTGGAACGCCTGAGCAGCTTCGACCTCGGCACCGGCGCCCGGGTCAGCTTCACCCCCGGCCACCACCAGGGACTCGACAAGGTCTATTTCACGACCGTGAAGGGCGGCCGCTGGGTGCCCATTCAGGACTGGAACGATGCTGTCCGGCCCTGA
- a CDS encoding response regulator — MAQIFIVDDSISVRKALEITFKRHALSSLSAVSGEEALETLQNQTTSFDLLMVDVIMPGMSGLELCATLRQQARFQSVPVILMSGNVDDDIRQQARDAGATAVLRKPFSPDELIPMVEGLLPARAEAAAPARAPAEEVPTPTAPEPVALAPQEPARPEADPRGQPGTPASRALEDAGRLISHYQSGGHAEALALLNAEHRLLGNVGQPLDPKLLTFAVYFVNTARVIGQQFMDDALQTVTLRYLQRDLILHVHPEFTLIVLTRAEAGGSKVLN; from the coding sequence ATGGCACAGATCTTTATCGTCGATGACAGCATTAGCGTCCGCAAGGCGCTCGAAATCACCTTCAAGCGCCACGCCCTGTCCAGCCTCAGCGCCGTGAGCGGCGAGGAGGCCCTGGAGACGCTCCAGAACCAGACCACGTCCTTCGACCTGCTGATGGTGGACGTGATCATGCCCGGCATGAGCGGCCTGGAACTGTGCGCCACGCTGCGCCAGCAGGCCCGCTTCCAGAGCGTGCCGGTGATCCTCATGAGCGGCAACGTCGACGACGACATCCGTCAGCAGGCGCGCGACGCCGGCGCCACCGCCGTGCTGCGCAAGCCCTTCAGCCCCGACGAGCTGATCCCGATGGTCGAGGGCCTGCTGCCGGCCCGCGCGGAAGCTGCGGCGCCCGCCCGTGCGCCGGCAGAGGAGGTTCCCACCCCCACGGCGCCTGAACCGGTGGCCCTGGCCCCGCAGGAGCCTGCCCGGCCCGAAGCGGATCCGCGCGGCCAGCCGGGCACCCCCGCCAGCCGGGCGCTGGAGGATGCCGGGCGGCTGATCAGCCACTACCAGAGCGGCGGCCACGCCGAGGCGCTGGCCCTGCTCAACGCCGAGCACCGACTGCTGGGCAACGTGGGCCAGCCCCTCGACCCCAAGCTGCTGACCTTCGCGGTCTACTTCGTGAACACGGCCCGCGTGATCGGCCAGCAGTTCATGGACGATGCCCTCCAGACGGTGACCCTGCGCTACCTGCAGCGCGACCTGATCCTGCACGTGCATCCGGAGTTCACCCTGATCGTGCTGACCCGCGCCGAAGCGGGCGGGAGCAAGGTGCTGAACTGA
- a CDS encoding chemotaxis protein CheW, with translation MARALVFGLAGLQLALTEQDCEVMPRAPVTRLPQADPLLLGLSAVHGRAVPLVNLARLLDRPTAEAELMIVIRLGQESVALPADVVYGLTDLPPHTPGAGLLGDALALAAPEPLPATAQPLSLQPLLGALRAHLERV, from the coding sequence GTGGCGCGTGCCCTGGTGTTCGGTCTGGCGGGCCTCCAGCTGGCCCTGACCGAGCAGGACTGCGAGGTGATGCCGCGGGCCCCGGTCACGCGCCTGCCGCAGGCCGACCCGCTGCTGCTCGGGCTGAGCGCCGTGCACGGCCGGGCGGTGCCGCTGGTCAACCTGGCGCGCCTGCTGGATCGGCCCACCGCCGAGGCCGAGCTGATGATCGTGATCCGCCTGGGCCAGGAGTCGGTCGCCTTACCCGCCGACGTCGTGTACGGCCTGACCGACCTGCCACCCCATACCCCGGGGGCGGGCCTGCTGGGAGACGCCCTCGCTCTGGCGGCTCCCGAGCCGCTGCCGGCCACGGCCCAGCCCCTTTCCCTCCAGCCGCTGCTCGGCGCCCTGCGGGCCCATCTGGAGCGGGTCTAG
- a CDS encoding response regulator, whose product MARVLIVDDSQADLKFLEAALLPGRHTVTAVSDPAEVEAAALRERPELVMIDVVMPGRSGYDVARALKRLPELADLKVIFVSSKGNDSDVKWGLRQGAVDYVVKPYTPEQVLGIVSRHVS is encoded by the coding sequence ATGGCCCGCGTCCTGATTGTTGATGATTCCCAAGCCGACCTGAAATTTCTCGAAGCCGCCCTGCTGCCGGGCCGCCACACCGTGACCGCCGTGAGCGACCCGGCCGAGGTCGAGGCGGCAGCGCTGCGCGAGCGTCCCGAACTCGTGATGATCGACGTGGTCATGCCGGGCCGCAGCGGCTACGACGTGGCCCGCGCCCTGAAGCGCCTCCCCGAGCTGGCGGATCTGAAGGTCATCTTCGTGTCCAGCAAGGGCAACGACAGCGACGTCAAATGGGGCCTGCGCCAGGGCGCCGTGGACTACGTGGTCAAGCCGTACACCCCCGAGCAGGTGCTGGGCATCGTGTCCCGGCACGTGAGCTGA
- a CDS encoding Hpt domain-containing protein translates to MERSGLLDSFLTEARTDLATLRAGVEGLQGQAPEDGDQARLTSLGVLAHRMRGSAGLYGFPQLSRMAALLERVLDARPELGGALRAPFLELLHTAVRVLEGGLNRAAQGERESDLGLEFSRAGGATQLQTVLRAQPLAFVPRPLPSGPHDDPALDETGLDEPAERSDAAADPGTGGSTLEGTLRAFVQEQGEVWEYFAPEVREHLGHLRTQLDEPQPDLDVMFRAAHTIKGSSFMVGLPPLGDFAHRLEDVLGAARDGLTRLDAPLREELRQAADLADALLLTAEAPAGAPGTLGERIGAQAARLAALASGEAPQPGSPAPSAPEAGASESAAPAAAPQNATLRVPARQIEGLMDQMSELVTSRARLGQALARLDELQRGMQDSQLRFQRMVRDFEERHLNPDMLRGAEGEARPELAGLNPTEGFNELELDTYSDLNILARGVTELSADFAEVRGRLSAAVGELQDEHDAMGKLLRRLRADVTRTSRLPFSQVTARLRRWAREHQGRLEFVTVGDDLKVDSATLQRLGEPLLHLLTNALHHGLGSADQRAAAGKAARGRVELRATQRGGFLEITVQDDGQGLDLEAIRERALARGLRSAQELGLMSGDEVARLILLPGLSTAASLSTVAGRGVGMDVVATTTRQLGGELLISSVPDEGTAFTLRLPTTRRIMDILQVRVGEVELAFAVNSVRALRELPASETRVSEHGSLAPFEGRWVPVVDLRALWGVESPGDTFSLVVLSTLSGDVAARVDSFGTIQESAVTPPDTLLGALDFLSGTALSPSGEVLPLLEAQGLLRLARRPETWLRAEGQLGAEPRRGRLLLVDDSLSVRRVVGNMLTRAGFDVQTANDGQDALERLQQDAGFDAVVSDLEMPRMNGFELLGALRGRPATAALPVVIMTTRAGEKHQRLAFSMGATDYFTKPINEALLLRRMASIVAAASTEAADMAPAVGAASGTRP, encoded by the coding sequence GTGGAACGAAGTGGTCTCCTGGACAGCTTCCTGACCGAAGCCCGCACCGATCTGGCGACCCTGCGCGCAGGCGTGGAGGGCCTGCAGGGTCAGGCCCCGGAGGACGGCGACCAGGCCCGGCTTACCTCCCTGGGCGTGCTGGCCCACCGGATGCGCGGCAGTGCCGGCCTGTACGGCTTCCCGCAGCTCTCCCGCATGGCGGCGCTGCTGGAGAGGGTGCTGGACGCCCGACCGGAGCTGGGCGGCGCGCTGCGTGCCCCCTTCCTGGAGCTGCTGCACACCGCCGTCAGGGTGCTGGAGGGCGGCCTGAACCGGGCGGCGCAGGGCGAGCGCGAGAGCGATCTGGGCCTGGAATTCAGCCGCGCCGGGGGCGCCACGCAGCTCCAGACGGTGCTGCGGGCCCAGCCGCTGGCCTTCGTGCCTCGCCCCCTGCCTTCGGGGCCGCACGATGACCCGGCGCTGGATGAGACGGGGCTGGATGAGCCCGCCGAAAGGTCGGACGCGGCCGCCGACCCCGGCACGGGAGGCTCGACCCTGGAGGGCACCCTGCGCGCCTTCGTGCAGGAGCAGGGCGAGGTCTGGGAGTACTTCGCCCCGGAGGTGCGCGAGCACCTGGGCCACCTGCGAACCCAGCTCGACGAACCCCAGCCCGATCTGGACGTGATGTTCCGCGCGGCGCACACCATCAAGGGCTCCTCGTTCATGGTGGGCCTGCCGCCCCTGGGCGACTTCGCCCACCGCCTGGAGGACGTGCTGGGCGCCGCCCGCGACGGCCTGACGCGCCTGGACGCCCCGCTGCGCGAGGAACTCCGGCAGGCGGCCGATCTGGCCGACGCCCTGCTGCTGACCGCCGAGGCCCCGGCCGGCGCCCCCGGCACGCTGGGTGAGCGCATAGGCGCCCAGGCCGCCCGGCTCGCCGCGCTGGCGAGCGGGGAGGCGCCGCAGCCCGGCTCACCCGCACCCAGCGCGCCTGAGGCCGGCGCCTCCGAGTCCGCTGCCCCGGCGGCCGCTCCACAGAACGCCACCCTGCGCGTTCCAGCCCGCCAGATCGAGGGGCTGATGGATCAGATGAGCGAGCTGGTGACCTCACGCGCCCGGCTGGGCCAGGCCCTGGCGCGGCTCGACGAGCTGCAGCGCGGGATGCAGGACAGCCAGCTGCGCTTCCAGCGCATGGTGCGCGACTTCGAGGAGCGGCACCTGAACCCCGACATGCTGCGCGGCGCCGAGGGCGAGGCGCGCCCGGAGCTGGCCGGCCTCAACCCCACCGAGGGTTTCAACGAGCTGGAGCTCGATACCTACAGCGACCTGAACATCCTGGCGCGCGGGGTGACCGAGCTGAGCGCCGACTTCGCCGAGGTGCGCGGGCGCCTGAGCGCGGCCGTGGGCGAGCTGCAGGACGAACACGACGCCATGGGCAAGCTGCTGCGCCGGCTGCGCGCGGACGTGACCCGCACCAGCCGCCTGCCCTTCTCCCAGGTCACGGCGCGGCTCAGGCGCTGGGCGCGCGAGCACCAGGGTCGCCTGGAGTTCGTGACCGTGGGCGACGACCTGAAGGTCGACAGCGCCACCCTGCAGCGGCTGGGCGAACCGCTGCTCCACCTGCTCACCAACGCCCTGCACCACGGCCTGGGCAGCGCCGACCAGCGCGCCGCGGCCGGCAAGGCGGCGCGCGGCCGGGTCGAGCTGCGGGCCACGCAGCGCGGCGGCTTTCTGGAGATCACCGTGCAGGACGACGGCCAGGGCCTGGATCTGGAGGCCATCCGCGAGCGGGCCCTGGCGCGCGGGCTGCGCTCGGCCCAGGAGCTGGGCCTGATGAGTGGGGACGAGGTCGCCCGCCTGATCCTGCTGCCGGGCCTCTCCACGGCCGCGAGCCTCAGCACCGTCGCCGGGCGTGGCGTGGGCATGGACGTGGTGGCCACCACCACCCGCCAGCTCGGGGGCGAGCTGCTGATCAGCTCGGTTCCTGACGAGGGCACCGCTTTCACGCTCAGGCTGCCCACCACGCGCCGCATCATGGACATCCTGCAGGTCAGGGTCGGCGAGGTCGAGCTGGCCTTCGCGGTGAACAGCGTGCGGGCGCTGCGTGAACTGCCGGCCTCCGAGACCCGGGTCAGCGAGCACGGCTCCCTGGCGCCCTTTGAAGGCCGCTGGGTGCCGGTGGTCGACCTGCGCGCGCTGTGGGGCGTGGAGTCCCCGGGGGACACCTTCTCGCTGGTCGTGCTCTCCACGCTCTCGGGCGACGTAGCCGCGCGGGTGGACTCTTTCGGCACGATCCAGGAAAGCGCCGTGACCCCGCCGGACACGCTGCTGGGCGCGCTGGACTTCCTGTCGGGCACCGCGCTGTCGCCGTCCGGTGAGGTCTTGCCGCTGCTGGAGGCCCAGGGCCTGCTGCGGCTGGCGCGCCGCCCCGAAACCTGGCTGCGCGCGGAGGGACAGCTCGGCGCCGAGCCGCGCCGTGGCCGGCTGCTGCTGGTCGACGATTCGCTCAGCGTGCGCCGGGTGGTCGGCAACATGCTCACCCGCGCCGGCTTCGACGTGCAGACCGCCAACGACGGTCAGGACGCCCTGGAGCGGCTGCAGCAGGACGCGGGCTTCGACGCCGTGGTCAGCGACCTGGAGATGCCGCGCATGAACGGCTTCGAGCTGCTCGGGGCGCTGCGCGGCCGGCCGGCCACCGCCGCGCTGCCGGTGGTCATCATGACCACCCGGGCGGGCGAGAAGCACCAGCGGCTGGCCTTCAGCATGGGCGCCACCGACTACTTCACCAAGCCCATCAACGAGGCGCTGCTGCTGCGCCGCATGGCCAGCATCGTGGCCGCCGCCTCCACTGAGGCAGCGGACATGGCGCCGGCGGTGGGCGCCGCGTCCGGAACCCGCCCATGA